One Pongo pygmaeus isolate AG05252 chromosome 10, NHGRI_mPonPyg2-v2.0_pri, whole genome shotgun sequence genomic window carries:
- the LRTM2 gene encoding leucine-rich repeat and transmembrane domain-containing protein 2 produces MLAPGSSPEQRGRLALQWRQVSWITCWIALYAVEALPTCPFSCKCDSRSLEVDCSGLGLTMVPPDVPAATRTLLLLNNKLSALPSWAFANLSSLQRLDLSNNFLDQLPHSIFRDLTNLTELQLRNNSIRTLDRDLLRHSPLLRHLDLSINGLAQLPPGLFDGLLALRSLSLRSNRLQNLDRLTFEPLANLQLLQVGDNPWECDCNLREFKHWMEWFSYRGGRLDQLACTLPKELRGKDMRMVPMEMFNYCSQLEDENSSAGLDIPGPPCTKASPEPARPKPGAEPEPEPSTACPQKQRHRPASVRRAMGTVIIAGVVCGIVCIMMVVAAAYGCIYASLMARYHRELKKRQPLMGDPEGEHEDQKQISSVA; encoded by the exons ATGCTGGCGCCGGGCAGCAGCCCTGAGCAGAGGGGCAGGCTCGCTCTGCAGTGGAGGCAGGTCTCCT GGATCACCTGCTGGATTGCCCTGTATGCTGTGGAAGCCCTCCCCACCTGCCCTTTCTCCTGCAAGTGTGACAGCCGCAGCCTGGAGGTGGACTGCAGTGGCCTAGGCCTCACCATGGTGCCCCCAGATGTGCCTGCAGCCACCCGAACCCTCTTGCTCTTGAACAATAAGCTGAGTGCCCTGCCAAGCTGGGCTTTCGCCAACCTGTCCAGCCTGCAGCGGTTGGACCTGTCCAACAACTTCCTGGACCAGCTGCCCCACTCCATTTTCAGGGACCTGACGAATCTGACTGAGCTGCAGCTGCGCAATAACAGCATCAGGACCCTGGACAGGGACCTGCTGCGGCACTCGCCGCTGCTCCGCCACCTGGACCTGTCCATCAACGGCCTGGCCCAGTTGCCCCCTGGCCTTTTTGACGGGCTCCTGGCTCTGCGCTCCCTCTCGCTTCGCTCCAACCGTCTGCAGAATCTGGACCGGCTGACATTTGAACCCCTAGCGAACCTGCAGCTGCTGCAGGTCGGGGATAACCCCTGGGAGTGTGACTGTAACCTGCGTGAGTTCAAACACTGGATGGAGTGGTTCTCCTACCGAG GGGGGCGCTTGGACCAGCTTGCCTGCACCCTGCCCAAGGAGCTGAGGGGGAAGGACATGCGGATGGTCCCCATGGAGATGTTCAACTACTGCTCCCAGCTGGAGGACGAGAATAGCTCAGCTGGGCTGGATATTCCTGGGCCACCCTGCACCAAGGCCAGTCCAGAGCCTGCTAGGCCCAAGCCCGGGGCTGAGCCAGAGCCGGAGCCCAGCACGGCCTGCCCACAAAAGCAGAGGCACCGGCCGGCGAGCGTGAGGCGAGCCATGGGTACGGTGATCATCGCAGGGGTTGTGTGCGGCATCGTCTGCATCATGATGGTGGTGGCCGCTGCCTACGGCTGCATCTACGCCTCCCTTATGGCCAGGTACCACCGGGAGCTCAAAAAGCGCCAGCCCCTGATGGGGGACCCCGAGGGCGAGCACGAGGACCAGAAGCAGATCTCTTCTGTGGCCTGA